Proteins encoded together in one Quercus lobata isolate SW786 chromosome 3, ValleyOak3.0 Primary Assembly, whole genome shotgun sequence window:
- the LOC115982138 gene encoding uncharacterized protein LOC115982138 isoform X1, producing MALQIGKVAVLLGAGIVGSILAQEGRMPTVSDFVSGAFKFVLKKNRQDDSSSSVKKPRNDSLMAQVNSLREELQLLASNGPITIVTTGVRGTIRYGVIIVVVVLGYGYVWWKGWKLPDMMFATRRGLADACNSIAKQLETLYSSISATKRELSSRMNIMDSTLDKCAAINSETQQEVSDLRKRTDFVGVDVINIHDAVQTLETKISRIEGKQDLTNEGVRRLCSYTWNLQNSRTTESTQALPSSSSKLALEQPPSTPSSKVAPSISYRPALEQPPVTPSSSSASLPPDISAEPLSSPSSNGSHQVKQSLQNVVSAPGLKDINVTSKVVEASRNHEVSNGNCTPEDSRNHEVSNGNDTPEDTNSGASSSGRFGLWFPSFRTPFLSRSLSVTNTVLQQSRSSSQHSRSSSQQ from the exons ATGGCTCTCCAGATTGGCAAGGTGGCCGTTCTTCTTGGCGCAG GTATTGTTGGTTCAATACTTGCGCAAGAAGGACGTATGCCAACTGTATCTGATTTTGTCTCTGGTGCTTTTAAG tttgttttgaagaaaaatagaCAAGATGATTCTTCCTCGTCAGTTAAAAAACCACGCAATGACTCTCTAATGGCTCAG GTTAACAGCCTACGGGAAGAGCTGCAGTTATTGGCATCAAATGGACCAATTACAATTGTGACTACGGGTGTAAGAG GTACTATCAGATATGGTGTTATTATCGTTGTGGTAGTTTTAGGATACGGCTATGTTTGGTGGAAG GGCTGGAAACTCCCTGATATGATGTTTGCTACAAGGCGTGGTTTAGCTGATGCTTGCAATTCTATAGCTAAACAGCTTGAGACTCTGTATTCATCAATCTCA gCCACCAAGAGGGAACTATCTTCAAGAATGAACATCATGGATTCTACTTTGGACAAGTGTGCAGCAATTAATTCCGAAACACAACAGGAG GTTTCTGACCTACGAAAAAGAACGGATTTCGTCGGTGTGGATGTTATAAATATCCATGATGCAGTACAGACTCTG GAAACTAAGATTAGCAGAATAGAAGGGAAGCAG GATCTTACAAATGAAGGAGTAAGGAGGTTGTGTAGTTACACCTGGAATCTGCAAAATAGCAGAACCACAGAAAGTACTCAG GCATTGCCTTCCAGTTCCTCCAAGCTTGCTCTTGAACAGCCACCTTCTACTCCCTCTTCAAAG GTGGCACCATCCATTTCCTACAGGCCAGCTCTTGAACAGCCACCAGTTACACCCTCATCAAGT AGTGCTTCTTTGCCCCCCGATATATCTGCTGAACCTCTGTCTTCCCCAAGTTCTAATGGATCTCACCAG GTGAAACAGTCGTTGCAGAATGTTGTCTCAGCACCTGGTCTCAAG GACATTAATGTAACTTCAAAAGTGGTTGAGGCCTCAAGAAATCATGAGGTTTCTAATGGGAATTGTACTCCTGAAGACTCAAGAAATCATGAGGTTTCTAATGGGAATGATACTCCTGAAGACACCAATAGTGGGGCTTCAAGTTCTGGTCGGTTCGGGCTGTGGTTTCCTAGCTTTAGAACTCCATTCCTATCAAGATCGCTTAGTGTGACTAATACAGTGTTACAACAATCACGTTCAAGTAGTCAACACTCACGTTCAAGTAGTCAACAATAA
- the LOC115982138 gene encoding uncharacterized protein LOC115982138 isoform X3, translating to MALQIGKVAVLLGAGIVGSILAQEGRMPTVSDFVSGAFKFVLKKNRQDDSSSSVKKPRNDSLMAQVNSLREELQLLASNGPITIVTTGVRGTIRYGVIIVVVVLGYGYVWWKGWKLPDMMFATRRGLADACNSIAKQLETLYSSISATKRELSSRMNIMDSTLDKCAAINSETQQEVSDLRKRTDFVGVDVINIHDAVQTLETKISRIEGKQDLTNEGVRRLCSYTWNLQNSRTTESTQALPSSSSKLALEQPPSTPSSKVAPSISYRPALEQPPVTPSSSSLQNVVSAPGLKDINVTSKVVEASRNHEVSNGNCTPEDSRNHEVSNGNDTPEDTNSGASSSGRFGLWFPSFRTPFLSRSLSVTNTVLQQSRSSSQHSRSSSQQ from the exons ATGGCTCTCCAGATTGGCAAGGTGGCCGTTCTTCTTGGCGCAG GTATTGTTGGTTCAATACTTGCGCAAGAAGGACGTATGCCAACTGTATCTGATTTTGTCTCTGGTGCTTTTAAG tttgttttgaagaaaaatagaCAAGATGATTCTTCCTCGTCAGTTAAAAAACCACGCAATGACTCTCTAATGGCTCAG GTTAACAGCCTACGGGAAGAGCTGCAGTTATTGGCATCAAATGGACCAATTACAATTGTGACTACGGGTGTAAGAG GTACTATCAGATATGGTGTTATTATCGTTGTGGTAGTTTTAGGATACGGCTATGTTTGGTGGAAG GGCTGGAAACTCCCTGATATGATGTTTGCTACAAGGCGTGGTTTAGCTGATGCTTGCAATTCTATAGCTAAACAGCTTGAGACTCTGTATTCATCAATCTCA gCCACCAAGAGGGAACTATCTTCAAGAATGAACATCATGGATTCTACTTTGGACAAGTGTGCAGCAATTAATTCCGAAACACAACAGGAG GTTTCTGACCTACGAAAAAGAACGGATTTCGTCGGTGTGGATGTTATAAATATCCATGATGCAGTACAGACTCTG GAAACTAAGATTAGCAGAATAGAAGGGAAGCAG GATCTTACAAATGAAGGAGTAAGGAGGTTGTGTAGTTACACCTGGAATCTGCAAAATAGCAGAACCACAGAAAGTACTCAG GCATTGCCTTCCAGTTCCTCCAAGCTTGCTCTTGAACAGCCACCTTCTACTCCCTCTTCAAAG GTGGCACCATCCATTTCCTACAGGCCAGCTCTTGAACAGCCACCAGTTACACCCTCATCAAGT TCGTTGCAGAATGTTGTCTCAGCACCTGGTCTCAAG GACATTAATGTAACTTCAAAAGTGGTTGAGGCCTCAAGAAATCATGAGGTTTCTAATGGGAATTGTACTCCTGAAGACTCAAGAAATCATGAGGTTTCTAATGGGAATGATACTCCTGAAGACACCAATAGTGGGGCTTCAAGTTCTGGTCGGTTCGGGCTGTGGTTTCCTAGCTTTAGAACTCCATTCCTATCAAGATCGCTTAGTGTGACTAATACAGTGTTACAACAATCACGTTCAAGTAGTCAACACTCACGTTCAAGTAGTCAACAATAA
- the LOC115982138 gene encoding uncharacterized protein LOC115982138 isoform X2 → MALQIGKVAVLLGAGIVGSILAQEGRMPTVSDFVSGAFKFVLKKNRQDDSSSSVKKPRNDSLMAQVNSLREELQLLASNGPITIVTTGVRGTIRYGVIIVVVVLGYGYVWWKGWKLPDMMFATRRGLADACNSIAKQLETLYSSISATKRELSSRMNIMDSTLDKCAAINSETQQEVSDLRKRTDFVGVDVINIHDAVQTLETKISRIEGKQDLTNEGVRRLCSYTWNLQNSRTTESTQALPSSSSKLALEQPPSTPSSKVAPSISYRPALEQPPVTPSSSSASLPPDISAEPLSSPSSNGSHQSLQNVVSAPGLKDINVTSKVVEASRNHEVSNGNCTPEDSRNHEVSNGNDTPEDTNSGASSSGRFGLWFPSFRTPFLSRSLSVTNTVLQQSRSSSQHSRSSSQQ, encoded by the exons ATGGCTCTCCAGATTGGCAAGGTGGCCGTTCTTCTTGGCGCAG GTATTGTTGGTTCAATACTTGCGCAAGAAGGACGTATGCCAACTGTATCTGATTTTGTCTCTGGTGCTTTTAAG tttgttttgaagaaaaatagaCAAGATGATTCTTCCTCGTCAGTTAAAAAACCACGCAATGACTCTCTAATGGCTCAG GTTAACAGCCTACGGGAAGAGCTGCAGTTATTGGCATCAAATGGACCAATTACAATTGTGACTACGGGTGTAAGAG GTACTATCAGATATGGTGTTATTATCGTTGTGGTAGTTTTAGGATACGGCTATGTTTGGTGGAAG GGCTGGAAACTCCCTGATATGATGTTTGCTACAAGGCGTGGTTTAGCTGATGCTTGCAATTCTATAGCTAAACAGCTTGAGACTCTGTATTCATCAATCTCA gCCACCAAGAGGGAACTATCTTCAAGAATGAACATCATGGATTCTACTTTGGACAAGTGTGCAGCAATTAATTCCGAAACACAACAGGAG GTTTCTGACCTACGAAAAAGAACGGATTTCGTCGGTGTGGATGTTATAAATATCCATGATGCAGTACAGACTCTG GAAACTAAGATTAGCAGAATAGAAGGGAAGCAG GATCTTACAAATGAAGGAGTAAGGAGGTTGTGTAGTTACACCTGGAATCTGCAAAATAGCAGAACCACAGAAAGTACTCAG GCATTGCCTTCCAGTTCCTCCAAGCTTGCTCTTGAACAGCCACCTTCTACTCCCTCTTCAAAG GTGGCACCATCCATTTCCTACAGGCCAGCTCTTGAACAGCCACCAGTTACACCCTCATCAAGT AGTGCTTCTTTGCCCCCCGATATATCTGCTGAACCTCTGTCTTCCCCAAGTTCTAATGGATCTCACCAG TCGTTGCAGAATGTTGTCTCAGCACCTGGTCTCAAG GACATTAATGTAACTTCAAAAGTGGTTGAGGCCTCAAGAAATCATGAGGTTTCTAATGGGAATTGTACTCCTGAAGACTCAAGAAATCATGAGGTTTCTAATGGGAATGATACTCCTGAAGACACCAATAGTGGGGCTTCAAGTTCTGGTCGGTTCGGGCTGTGGTTTCCTAGCTTTAGAACTCCATTCCTATCAAGATCGCTTAGTGTGACTAATACAGTGTTACAACAATCACGTTCAAGTAGTCAACACTCACGTTCAAGTAGTCAACAATAA